From the Papaver somniferum cultivar HN1 chromosome 2, ASM357369v1, whole genome shotgun sequence genome, the window AAATTTGATGCTTAAAAAGAAAATCATTTAAATGGTTAAACCACGGCTACTCTCTGCCGATCAAAATGCTACTCTCTGCCAAGCATGAATTCTTTTCTGAGAATTGATAATCTCATGATATTAAAGAAAGTAAAACAGAGATAAAGAGaagaaatttttattatttctgtgTTGATAAAATTGATATAGACAGACTCAATTCAGACACATTAAATAATGTCTGATAACAATGACTTTTAACTAAAGTCAATAACCTTTTTCTAAAGTCAATGACCAATGAGACAAGCCTTACAAGCATTCCTATTATCCCCCCTCAAACTGATAATTGATACAAGAATCAGTTTGAAAAAAACTATTCAACAAGACTAAAGTCAATGACCAATGAGACAAGCAAAACTaaccaaaaaaaaacatatcaagccTTACAAGCATTCCCTGAAACAGTTTACTGACATGAGCTGAAGAATCAACATTAGCAGACTGACAAGAAGTAGTAGAAGAAATAGAAGTACTGGCAGAAGAACCAAGTAATTGCTGCAGAAGAGAAGTAAAAGCTGTAGCACACAACCCTTTTGCAAATAAGTCTGCCAACTGTTGATCTGAAGAAATATgctgaacattcaagaatccacTGGTCACCATCTCTCTGGCTACATGATAATGTATCTTTATATGTTTTGCCCTTGAATGAGATACAGGGTTAGCAGACAAGTATATAGCACTTGTATTATCACAGTATAATGTAATAGGAAGTTTTAAATCAATGTGAAGCTCAGATAACAAAGAAGCAAGTCATTGTAATTCTGCAGTTGCAACTGATAAACTCTTGTACTCTGCCTCTGTTGTTGATCTAGACACAGTATGTTGCTTTTTACTAGACCAAGAAATAAGATAACCACCAAGAAATATGGCATATCCACAAGTAGATCTAGAAGTTTCTGGACAACTTCCCCAATCAGAGTCAGTGTAAGCAGTTAACTCATGAATATCTCCTTTCCTCATGTAATACCATAACCAAGAGTTCCTTTTAGATATCTAAGAATCCTCTAAACCAACAAAAAATGAACATCTGTAGGTGCATGCATAAATTGACTCACATAATTGACTAAAAAACATATATCAGGTCTTGTTAAGCATAGATACTGCAACATACCCACTAGAGTTCTATAAGCTGTTACATCTTGTAATAATACACCATCATTTATAGAAACTCTAGGACCTTTTGCTACTGGAGTACTGCATGGAATacattcagtcatatgagctttgttaagCAACTCAAGAGTATATTTATTCTGTGTTAGCAGAATATCAGTTTCAGTTCTATGTGCTTCTATGCCCAAGAAATAATTTACATCTCCCAATTGCTTCATAACAAATTTAGAACTTAAAAATTGAACCAGATGatcaagcaaagaatttgatGTGCCAATCAAAagaatgtcatcaacataaagaAGCAGGACCATCATTTGAGAATCAACAACATATACAAACATTGAAAAATGTGAAACTGTTCTAACAAAACCATAAGGCAATAAAGCagaactgaacttttgaaaccaGGCCCTTGGTGCCTGTTTTAAACCATATACAACTCTTCTTTAGATGACGTACTTTATTAAGAAATTCTTTACTAACAAATCCTGCTGGTTGTTTCATATACACATTTTCAGTTAAATCCCCATGCAGAAATGCATTTGAAACATCCAATTGCCTTATAGACCAACCTCTAGTGACAGCAATGCATAAAAAAACTCTAATGGTTGTGGACTTAACAACTGGACTAAATGTTTCACCATAATCCAATCCATCTTGCTGATTATATCCTTGAGAAACCAATCTAGATTTACACCTATCTACAGTACCATCTGATTTCAGCTTAACTCTATATACCCATTTAcatcccaaaatattcatatgggGTTATGGATCCACTAAATCCTATGTACCATTTCTGTGTAAAGCTTCATTTTCATCACTCATTGAAACTTTCCAATCAGGAATTTGAATTGCTTCCTTAAAACTTTTTGGTTCAGATGGAGTATTAAGTAAATAAGCAAAAGTAGATGGAAGAGGATATTTTACAGAAGCATAAGAAACATGATCAGGAAAAACTTTTGATTTGACAATACCTTTTTGGGATCTTGTGACAATAGAAGGAGCTGAAATTAAGGAATTTAAAGAACTATCTTCCATAACATGAGACTCAGAAGATGAAGTTAATGGATTTGAATCAAGTAAAGAAGGAGAAACAGAATCAGTAGAAGTAGAGTAGAAAACTCAgtttcagaaaaaataacatGTCTAGAAATGTATGTTCTTTTAGAAATAGGATTGTAACACTTATAATCTGGTCTAGAATGTCCTAAGAAAGGATAgcaaacacaaccaaaaactctgAGAAAAGAGTAATCTGGTACATCATTGTATAAAACTTGAAAAGGAGATTTATCAAGAAGAATAGGAGTTGGTGTTCTATTTATAAGATAAGTAGCAGCAAGAAAGGCATCATACCAATACTCCTTAGGACAAGAAGCATTAAAGAGTAAAGCATTTCCCATTTCAGTAATGTGTCTATGCTTTGTTTCAGCAAGACCATTATGTTGTGGGGTTTTTGGACAAGAAATCCTTAATTGAATACCAGAAGAGTCTAAAAAACCTTTAAAACTACCTTTGACTAACTCACTTGCACCATCTGTTTCAAAAGCTATTTTCAGTTAAACTCTTGAAATGTTGAAAACATTGTAAAGCCTCAGTTTTAAGTtacattggataaatccaatgaaatctactaaaatcatctaTACCCTGCTAATGAGGTAACATGGGAAGAACCTCACTCATCACAATGAATTAGTGCAAGTGGAGATGAAGCATGAGTGGGAGATAAGGAAAAAGGAAGTCTTTTACTTTTTTCCAATTGGAAGGGATGACAAATATTCTGAGAGCTAGAAGACTTAACAATGATATTTTTATGAGTATGAAGTTGTTGAATTATTTTAGATGAAGGGTGACCTAACCTGCAATGCCAAACTTGAGGAGAAGCAAGGAGAGATGAAAAAGCATACTGCATCATAGGAGTTGTTATGGGATACAAATTATTAACCATCTTCCCTTAAGCTAATAAAGCATGACTAGGTAAGTCTCTTATCTCATATCCTAAAGTCAATAACCTTTGACTAAAGTCAATGACCAATGAGACAAGCCTTACAAGCATtcctattatttatttttttgccctTCTATAGGATCCTTGCTCCACCACCAAAGCAAAGCTGGCGATGAACCGACATACAACATCACAATTTATGCGTTATTCTTTCCTAAAGTAATAAGTAGGTGCAAGTTTTACTTAAGGCTTTGTGACCTGCCAACTTCTAACTCGATAAGCATTAAGCGTTCACATGGAAGGAAAGTGACTAAAGAAATTAGAGCGAAAGTTCTCCTGGGACGAAAGTGACAATCGAAGAACACATAAAAAATGTGTGGAGTAGTTCGGAATACGCGTATGGGCATCCGTAACTTTTAGAGTACGGATAAAGTTGTGTGCATGCCAAGTGTTGCAGCCTTTTTAGGAGAGCCGAGAGTGTGAAATTTATAGCAAAGCCGTTGTATAGAAATATGGAAGACTTTTGATTTTAACGGCATGTCAACAAATTGTTTGTCAGCAATTTGGTTCCCAAAATAATACACTGACCCTTGTTTTTAATGGCAGCTCGTggtgatagtggtggtggtgcGTCCGTAATGGTGGTGGAAATTGAACATGCGGTGGTGGGTTTAAACTTTTACTATTTGGTGTACTGacaaaagagagaaaaaacaaaaagttaacttttttacGTGTCTGTGAACAAGATGACGGCCCTGTAAACAGCAGCGTTCTTGAAAACCATTCGAAAAGATTGAAATTAGTACTATAAAAAAAGTCAGGATAGAGGAGACTCTGGATCCCAAGCATGTGTaggtatttttcttctttttttttctgatcaTAAAAGCTAATTCATTACTTAAAGGAAACAGTTACATAGAGTTGTCCAACTCAAGAATTGAGTGGATACATCTTGGTGGATTAACAGACCACACTTGATTACATTCATATCTTTTGGCATATTTGGCTAACCCATTAGCCGCTTCATTGCCTGTCCTAGGAAAAAAAGTACAAATGATATTACTACAAGCTTCAACTAATCTACTAATATCTGAAAGGAGGTTGTGATCCTGCCAAGAGGAATTACCAAAATTTGAAGTCACAACTTCAATAACAGTCTTACAATCTCCTTCAATGATAACATTCTTCCAATTTCTACTTCTAACCCATTCCACTGCTTCTAGCAGAGCTAAACCTTCTCCCTGCTCTACATCTCTAGCTTTAGTGACTTTCACCATGGCCTCCACAAATCTTCCTGCACAGTCTCTTAAAATTAGTCCAATACCACATGTATTTGTATCCTTATCAAAAGCAGCATCAAAATTTAATTTCCACCAATTTTTAGGTGGTTTTTTCCACTTATCCTTAGGTTTACTATTATTGTTTCTACCTATAGGATTAGTCTCACTGCCTAGTATGTTGTATTTCATGCAGAATTGCTTAATGCTTATTATGATGTTGTTAGGATGTGAAAGTTTTTCCTCAAAAACTGTTATGCATCTGGATTTCCAAATCTGCCACATAATGACAGTGGCTAAAAGGATATTGTTCTCATTTTTGAAGGAGATGATGCTCTGAGCATGGTTCCAAGATTTCACCCACTTTTGCAGAGAGTTAAATTTTTGTTGGGAGTGCATTGCTTCTGGTAGAAGGGCAAACCAAATGGATTTTGCTAGATTGCATTGTAGAAGGATGTGCATGTCTGTCTCTGGTTGTTGTTTGCAGAACGGGTAACTATAATCTTCTAGTTGCATGTGCCTCCCCAATCTGGTTCGTGTTTGCAGAATGTCTTTTAAGCATCTCCAGATGAATAAATTCAGCTTATATGGAAGTTTTAAGTGCCAGATTTTCAACCagaatttttgttcttctttgttgTTACATTCTCCATTTATTTCCTGAGTTAGAGCTTTGTAGGTGGACTGAATTGTGAAGATTCCATTTTTTGTAAGGCTTCAGTTGAGATTATCCCTAGGATTTCTTGAGATTCTGATTTCTgtaattttcttcttctctgtgcTGCTGAAGGATTGATCAATCTTTTGCAGGTTCCATTGTGTGTTTTCTTGCTGAATCAAGCTTTTAACTGTATCATTATTGTCAGAGAATTGTGCTGCATTTGAGAGCTGAAAGTGGTGAACCCCTGGAATCCAATTGTGTCTCCATATTTTAACTCTAGAACCATCCCCCACACTCCAGATGTAATACTTCTTGACAATTTGAAGTCCTCTATGTAtacttttccaaatccaagaaccaTTTGAAGTAATTTTATCACTTAGAGGGTCTTTGTTGTGGAAGTACTTTGCTCTTAGAATTCTTGCACAAAGAGAGTTCTGAACTGTGATCCTTTTCCATGCTAGTTTTGCTAACAGAGCATCATTgaattttttggtatttttgaaGCCCAAGCCACCCATTCTTTTTGGTTTACAAATTGCTCCccatgaaattggattcatgccttctttattttcttcctccaccaatatcttctttgtactCTATCAATATAATCATTGACATGTTTTGGCATTTTGAAGCAACCCATTTGGTAATTTTCCATTGTActtagaactgattgaacttgaGTAGATCTTCCAGCTTGATCAACAATTTTTCCCTGCCAAGTGCTCAACTTATTTTGTactttttcttcaattggtttGAAACTCTCTTTCTTGTTTTTGCCCAAGAACAGTGGTAGCCCAAGGTATTTTTCATTTAATCCCATAGTCTTCATTTGGAGGATACTAGTGATGTGTTCACTTCTCTGTGGTTGCATATGCTTGTTGTAGAATACACTGGACTTATTGAAATTCACTACCTGACCAGAAGCATTGCTAAACTTGGTGATGATGTCTAGGAGATTTTTAATATATTGCTCTTTTCCTTTGCAAAATAGGAGACAGTCATCAGCAAACAACAAGTGATTGATGCTGGGACTATGATGACTTGGTTTTATCCCTTGTATTTTCTTTAAGCTTTCAGCCTTGCACATCATTCTTGAGAATCCTTCCATGCTGAGTATGAAGAGATATGGTGAAATTGGATCTCCTTGCCTTAAACCCCTTAAGGGGATGAAGGGTTGGCAAGAAGAACCATTAAGAAGTACTGAAACTGAGGTAGTTCCAATACATTAACTTATCATTTGACACCATTTGTTGCAGAAGCCAAGTTGTTTCATAATATCCAATAAAAACTCCCACTCAATCctgtcaaatgcttttgacatGTCCAGCTTGATACCCACTTCCCCAAATTTACTTCTGCTTTTCTTCATATGGTCAACGATTTCATGAGATATTATAGTGTTATCAGAGATGTTTCTGTTTGGGACATAAGCTGCTTGAAAAGGGTGATACTATTTTTTGAAGAATTGGTTTTAATCCGTTGGCAAGAAtcttggatatgattttgtagtTTATGTTGCACAGGCTTATGGGTCTGTAATCTGATGGAGTTTGGGGACACTCAATTTTTGGGATCAGGGTTTGAAATGTGTAGTTAAGCTCCTTGAGAAGAAAATCATTTCTGAAAAATTGTTGAACTATTTGTGTGATGTCTTCATTGACTATGCTCCAGCACTGTTGATAGAAGCCATCTTGGAggccatctggtcctggagcaGCCCAATCCTTAATTTGATTAACTGTGTCTTTGATTTCTTTTTGGTCAGGTATTCTTGTTAAACTGGCATTGTCTTCTGCAATTATGCAAGGACTGATCAAACTTAAGATTTCTTCATTTCTCTGTGGATTTGATGTTGTGGTTATAGAACTGAGATTCTTATTGAGAAGAATTTCAATATCCTTTCTATCTGAGTGCCACAGACCTAGCTTATCCTTGAGGGAGTCAATgtgatttctccttcttctgaAGTTGGCTTTTGAATGGAAGTATTTGGTGtttctgctttttttttttcaaaatgtttTCCCTGGAGTTTTGATATTTCATATCAGAGTCCATCTGGTACCAGTATTTCAGTTTTTGATGAAGTTTACTTAGAACATCTCCATTGTTGTGCCCCTGATTTTCTTGAGCTTCTTGAATCTTCTTCTCCACTTCCTTGATGTGTTGATTCACATTACCAAAAACTTCAAAGTTCcatttttgaatttctttttttgtttgcttTAGTCTTGAGACAGTTTGAAAGGCTACAGAtccttgttgatgttgtttacAAGCTTTGGCAATTACCTCTTTGCATGAGTCATGTTGTATCCAGTTCTCATAAAGTCAGAATGGTCTCTTGTTGTCTTTCTCAGCTGGATTTGTATGGAGTAAAATGGGTGAGTAATCTGATCCAAAAGTTGTTAGGTTGTATGTTGTAGCATCTTTGAAATTCTCATGCCATTGTGTATTTGCTATGGCTCTGTCCAGTTTTGCCTCCACCAGTTGATCATTCTTTCTGTGGTTATTCCATGTGTAAGGATATCCTGAGAATTTAACCTCCACTAGATCAGTTTGAAGAAGCTTTTCCCTTATGTATGTGTTGATACTTGATTCAGATTTTCCTGCCTTGGAGCTCTTTTCTTCATTGCTGATGGTGATATTTAAGTCCCCAATTATCACCCAAGGGACTTGAATGTTCTGACTTCTGCTGGAGATATTTTCCCATAGttcattcttttctttttactttgtaCTTCCATACAGACAGGTTAGCAGCCATTGTAAATTTTTAGGTCCAGCTGTGACCCTAATTTCAATTAGATTTTTTTGTTCATTTGTTATTTGTATGCTCATGCCATCTTTCCAGAGGAGGGCAATTCCTCCAGAGAGGCCTATAGAGGATTGGGACCAATAATTGAGGTAACCAAAATGTCTAATAAATGAGTTTGTTTTCTTATAATTTATTTTGGTTTCTGAAATGAAGATAATGTCAGGGTCATTACTATGAATGCAATGTTTTAAATGATCCCTAGTGTCTTTTTGGCCAATGCCTTGACAATTCCAGGcaaattttttaattttcctATGTTTTATGGATGAACTTTTAAAACGACTGTGACTATGAGGGTGACTAATAAGCTTGAAGACATGTAAGAGATTTATATGATGATGAAAAGcagaaaaattataaatattaaaataaaaatgaacttGCACAAGGAAGTGAAAAGTGCGAAAAGTGTTAGTTACCTGGTCTTCATGCCCTGCTTGATAACGGTACTGAGTCATAGCTTTGCAATGCTGGTCCCAATCCCCCTTTTTCCCTTGGTCTCATTCTTGAATTTCAGGTTCATTCTGATACACACTATTATCAGCTTGACTGTCAGCATCCATGAAAATGGGATTGTCAAAATTCAGATTCCTTTCAACATTGTCTCTGAATCTCTTTCCATTCCTCTGGTTAGAGCATTCTCCTGCTACATTGTGACTTCCAGTCTCCTCATAGAATACAGCAGTAACATGATACCCATCAGATGGCTTTTGAAAAACCACTTTGTTTGCAGCTGCAGCTTTCTTCTTTGAcacttttctgttgatagttATTGGAGAACCATCACCATACTTTGGATTCATAGCCATGACATCTTGAAGTGATAAATTGGTTTGCCCAAATTTGAAGAGGGCTTTGTTAGCCATGGCTCTAACAAAGTTAGCATTTCTTTCACAATCATCTTCATTATAATCCAAGACAAAGAAAGCTGGACATAAATTTCCTGGTTGCTTCTGGTAGTAAAATGAGATCCATTGGGTGTATCCTGCTCCATTTTCAGTTAGAAGACCTCTAATGAGGGGGGTATTcacattgattttgattttagcaCTAACAGCATTTGAGTCCACGGGATTCCCATCTTCTGGATCCAAGGCTATGACTTCTACCATTATCTTTGCAAACTTCTTCATTGTTTCCTCATCAAAAAGCTCTGGTGGTAAATCTTTGAAGTCAACCCAGAACTCTTGAGTGCTAAAGTCCATTTTTTGAATCTGCACAAAAGAGTTGTATGGTTTGACCATGAAGAGCATTCCACTAACAGACCAAGGTGCATTTTCAAGGACCCAATTGACTTGATCCCAGTTGGCAAACCTGACAATAAAGTGGTTTGGAGCTGGGTTTCTGATTTGGATTTTCTTAATCTTTTTCATCCAAATGTTTTAAGATGAAA encodes:
- the LOC113351934 gene encoding uncharacterized protein LOC113351934, translated to MQLEDYSYPFCKQQPETDMHILLQCNLAKSIWFALLPEAMHSQQKFNSLQKWVKSWNHAQSIISFKNENNILLATVIMWQIWKSRCITVFEEKLSHPNNIIISIKQFCMKYNILGSETNPIGRNNNSKPKDKWKKPPKNWWKLNFDAAFDKDTNTCGIGLILRDCAGRFVEAMVKVTKARDVEQGEGLALLEAVEWVRSRNWKNVIIEGDCKTVIEVVTSNFGNSSWQDHNLLSDISRLVEACSNIICTFFPRTGNEAANGLAKYAKRYECNQVWSVNPPRCIHSILELDNSM